The Terriglobia bacterium genome has a segment encoding these proteins:
- a CDS encoding DUF433 domain-containing protein, whose translation MTDLTTTETIPLEVNADGVVRISGTRVTLDTLIAAFSDGATAEEIAQQYPSVPLADVYSVLGYYLRRPSEIQSYLDRRRDDAQRVQAENESRNDPAGVRQRLMARTGSGRN comes from the coding sequence ATGACCGATCTAACAACCACTGAAACAATTCCGCTGGAAGTCAACGCTGACGGTGTAGTGCGGATCAGCGGGACACGAGTGACATTGGACACGCTTATCGCGGCCTTTTCGGATGGCGCGACAGCGGAAGAAATCGCACAACAGTATCCGTCCGTGCCGCTTGCCGACGTGTACTCCGTTCTCGGGTATTACCTGAGGCGGCCTTCCGAGATCCAATCCTACCTTGACCGGCGCCGGGATGACGCTCAGCGGGTGCAGGCTGAAAATGAGTCCCGCAACGATCCTGCCGGCGTTCGGCAGCGACTGATGGCCCGCACCGGCAGCGGGAGAAACTGA